In Corylus avellana chromosome ca2, CavTom2PMs-1.0, the following proteins share a genomic window:
- the LOC132171612 gene encoding disease resistance protein RPM1-like isoform X2, whose protein sequence is MTETVVTLVINELVQLIAHESKLLTGVHREVVNIRDELESIQCFLKDADKRDLQDGVKTWVKQVREAAYHIEDVIDEYVFHMAQCRHQQGFIASLHKIGRLMKKLKPHHDIATKIQDIKISVREIKERSERYGFNSSEQGSSSSATSVTWHDPRLGSLFIEEDEVVGIESTRDELVSWMVGGESKRSVISVVGMGGIGKTTLAKKVYENELVKGHFDCRVWITVSQSYNVQKILMSMSKQIYQAKETAPRQIDMTDEIVLISQLRKCLQQKRYVVVFDDVWKTEFWEIVKHALPCNNRGSRIIITTRCDLIGVSCKESLSDQVHKLQPLSQDKAWELFCRKAFQSEFQGCCPRELVRPSMDIVKKCEGLPLAIVAIGGLLSTKEKVPLEWQNLHDSLNSELESNPHLTSITKILSLSYYDLPSYLKSCYLYFGMFPEDYSITGARLLFLWVAEGFINGKKGKALEEVAEEYLMELIHRNLVQVSFGELDYEIDKKYRIHDLLHEIILSKSGELNFSQVLEASDTSSPRKSRCLSIHCARENVFEISEYSRVRSVFLFSINEMPRSFMVKLFKKFKLLKVLDFEDAPIDCLPQEVGNLFHLKYLSLRRTKVKILPKSMGRLQNLQTLNVMETLVRELPIEIFRLYKLRHLLAHYHDLGIESSLYAMKGVKLCDGVGCLRDLQTLSLVEANHQGVGLFTELGKLSQLRTLGISNMVAENGRDLCACLQNMVQLKILVVSSISEEEILDLESISSPPQFLEHIFLRGRLKKLPNWILGLHNLVTLGLCFSFLVEDPLICVKTLPNLINLTLRQGYDGERLHFEEGGFQKLKKLTLKKMNILKMVEIDRGSLPVLEQLEIGPCPQMREIPYGIQHLKSLKIIDFYEMQREFVLHLQPDRGKDYWKVKKVTTIRFGYRIKGERYQIYKLGESDLLERLQV, encoded by the coding sequence ATGACAGAAACCGTTGTGACCCTTGTCATCAACGAGCTTGTTCAATTGATCGCTCATGAATCAAAACTGTTAACGGGTGTCCACCGGGAAGTTGTGAATATTAGAGATGAACTGGAGAGCATCCAATGTTTTCTCAAAGACGCAGATAAAAGAGACCTCCAAGATGGTGTCAAAACATGGGTGAAACAAGTGAGAGAAGCAGCCTATCATATAGAAGACGTAATAGATGAATACGTTTTTCACATGGCACAATGTCGTCATCAGCAAGGTTTTATTGCTTCCCTCCATAAAATTGGCCGCTTAatgaaaaaactaaaaccaCATCATGACATAGCTACCAAGATTCAAGATATCAAAATATCAGTTCGTGAAATCAAGGAACGAAGTGAAAGATATGGTTTTAATTCCTCAGAGCAAGGATCAAGTAGTAGTGCAACCAGTGTTACATGGCATGACCCTCGACTGGGTTCACTTTTCATTGAGGAAGATGAAGTTGTGGGCATTGAGTCTACGAGGGATGAACTCGTAAGCTGGATGGTTGGGGGAGAATCTAAACGTTCTGTAATTTCAGTGGTAGGCATGGgcggaattggtaagacaactcttGCTAAAAAAGTATATGAGAATGAATTAGTGAAAGGACATTTTGATTGCCGTGTTTGGATCACGGTGTCTCAGTCATACAATGTGCAGAAGATACTCATGTCCATGTCAAAGCAAATCTACCAAGCAAAAGAAACTGCTCCTAGGCAAATAGACATGACAGACGAGATTGTATTAATTAGCCAGCTGAGGAAATGTTTACAGCAAAAGAGGTATGTTGTGGTCTTTGACGATGTTTGGAAGACAGAGTTTTGGGAAATAGTGAAACATGCTTTACCATGCAATAATAGAGGCAGCAGGATTATTATCACAACACGCTGTGATCTCATTGGTGTATCTTGTAAAGAATCATTATCCGATCAGGTCCACAAGCTACAACCTCTATCTCAAGACAAGGCTTGGGAATTGTTTTGTAGAAAGGCATTCCAGTCCGAGTTTCAAGGGTGTTGTCCCAGAGAGTTGGTGAGACCGTCGATGGACATTGTCAAAAAATGTGAAGGCTTGCCACTTGCAATTGTTGCCATAGGTGGTCTTCTATCAACAAAGGAGAAAGTGCCATTGGAATGGCAAAATTTGCATGATAGCCTCAATTCTGAGCTAGAAAGTAATCCACACCTTACAAGTATaacaaaaattctctctcttagtTATTATGATCTTCCGTCTTACCTAAAGTCTTGCTACTTATACTTTGGTATGTTTCCGGAGGACTACTCAATCACTGGTGCAAGATTACTTTTTCTATGGGTAGCTGAGGGCTTTATAAATGGAAAGAAGGGAAAAGCATTGGAAGAAGTAGCGGAAGAATACTTAATGGAGCTCATCCACAGAAACTTGGTTCAAGTTTCATTTGGGGAACTTGATTATGAGATAGACAAAAAGTACCGAATCCATGATTTGTTGCATGAAATCATCCTATCGAAGTCTGGAGAGTTGAACTTCTCTCAAGTTCTGGAAGCAAGTGACACCAGTTCCCCTAGAAAAAGTCGGTGCCTATCAATCCACTGTGCTAGAGAAAAtgtttttgagataagtgagTATTCTCGGGTTCGTTCTGTTTTTCTCTTCAGCATTAATGAAATGCCCAGGTCTTTCATGgttaaattgttcaaaaagttCAAGCTTTTGAAAGTGTTAGATTTTGAAGATGCTCCTATTGATTGTCTTCCTCAAGAAGTGGGGAATTTATTCCATTTGAAGTACTTAAGTTTGAGGAGAACAAAAGTTAAGATACTTCCAAAGTCAATGGGTAGGCTACAAAACCTACAGACTCTGAATGTCATGGAAACCCTAGTGCGTGAGCTACCAATTGAGATATTTAGGCTTTATAAACTGAGACATCTTTTGGCTCATTATCATGACCTTGGAATTGAAAGTAGTTTGTATGCAATGAAAGGAGTAAAATTATGTGATGGGGTTGGATGTTTAAGAGACTTGCAGACGCTATCACTTGTAGAGGCAAATCATCAAGGTGTTGGTCTATTCACAGAGCTAGGAAAGTTGAGTCAGTTGAGGACTCTTGGCATTTCAAATATGGTGGCAGAAAATGGGAGGGATTTGTGTGCTTGCCTACAAAATATGGTCCAGCTTAAGATTTTGGTTGTAAGCTCAATCAGTGAAGAAGAAATTTTAGATTTAGAATCGATTTCATCGCCGCCTCAATTTTTAGAACATATCTTTCTAAGGGGGCGGTTGAAAAAGTTGCCCAACTGGATTCTAGGGCTTCATAATCTGGTCACATTAGGATTATGTTTCTCATTTTTAGTGGAAGATCCACTAATTTGTGTCAAGACTTTGCCTAATTTAATTAATCTTACCCTTCGTCAAGGGTATGATGGTGAACGGCTACATTTTGAGGAAGGCggttttcaaaagcttaagaaGCTCACACTGAAAAAGATGAACATATTAAAGATGGTGGAAATAGACAGAGGATCATTGCCCGTTCTTGAGCAACTAGAGATTGGGCCATGCCCACAAATGAGGGAGATACCCTATGGAATCCAGCACCTGAAAAGCTTAAAGATTATTGACTTCTATGAAATGCAAAGAGAATTTGTGCTACATTTGCAGCCAGATAGAGGCAAAGATTATTGGAAAGTCAAGAAGGTAACTACTATCCGTTTCGGCTATAGGATTAAAGGAGAACGATATCAAATATACAAGCTAGGTGAGTCAGACTTGTTGGAGCGTCTACAAGTGTGA
- the LOC132171612 gene encoding disease resistance protein RPM1-like isoform X1 codes for MLKVIFTVEGGDASMGSVELNGVKIREGTMTETVVTLVINELVQLIAHESKLLTGVHREVVNIRDELESIQCFLKDADKRDLQDGVKTWVKQVREAAYHIEDVIDEYVFHMAQCRHQQGFIASLHKIGRLMKKLKPHHDIATKIQDIKISVREIKERSERYGFNSSEQGSSSSATSVTWHDPRLGSLFIEEDEVVGIESTRDELVSWMVGGESKRSVISVVGMGGIGKTTLAKKVYENELVKGHFDCRVWITVSQSYNVQKILMSMSKQIYQAKETAPRQIDMTDEIVLISQLRKCLQQKRYVVVFDDVWKTEFWEIVKHALPCNNRGSRIIITTRCDLIGVSCKESLSDQVHKLQPLSQDKAWELFCRKAFQSEFQGCCPRELVRPSMDIVKKCEGLPLAIVAIGGLLSTKEKVPLEWQNLHDSLNSELESNPHLTSITKILSLSYYDLPSYLKSCYLYFGMFPEDYSITGARLLFLWVAEGFINGKKGKALEEVAEEYLMELIHRNLVQVSFGELDYEIDKKYRIHDLLHEIILSKSGELNFSQVLEASDTSSPRKSRCLSIHCARENVFEISEYSRVRSVFLFSINEMPRSFMVKLFKKFKLLKVLDFEDAPIDCLPQEVGNLFHLKYLSLRRTKVKILPKSMGRLQNLQTLNVMETLVRELPIEIFRLYKLRHLLAHYHDLGIESSLYAMKGVKLCDGVGCLRDLQTLSLVEANHQGVGLFTELGKLSQLRTLGISNMVAENGRDLCACLQNMVQLKILVVSSISEEEILDLESISSPPQFLEHIFLRGRLKKLPNWILGLHNLVTLGLCFSFLVEDPLICVKTLPNLINLTLRQGYDGERLHFEEGGFQKLKKLTLKKMNILKMVEIDRGSLPVLEQLEIGPCPQMREIPYGIQHLKSLKIIDFYEMQREFVLHLQPDRGKDYWKVKKVTTIRFGYRIKGERYQIYKLGESDLLERLQV; via the exons ATGCTCAAAGTGATTTTTACAGTGGAGGGAGGTGATGCTTCTATGGGCTCTGTAGAACTAAATGGA GTGAAGATCAGAGAGGGAACCATGACAGAAACCGTTGTGACCCTTGTCATCAACGAGCTTGTTCAATTGATCGCTCATGAATCAAAACTGTTAACGGGTGTCCACCGGGAAGTTGTGAATATTAGAGATGAACTGGAGAGCATCCAATGTTTTCTCAAAGACGCAGATAAAAGAGACCTCCAAGATGGTGTCAAAACATGGGTGAAACAAGTGAGAGAAGCAGCCTATCATATAGAAGACGTAATAGATGAATACGTTTTTCACATGGCACAATGTCGTCATCAGCAAGGTTTTATTGCTTCCCTCCATAAAATTGGCCGCTTAatgaaaaaactaaaaccaCATCATGACATAGCTACCAAGATTCAAGATATCAAAATATCAGTTCGTGAAATCAAGGAACGAAGTGAAAGATATGGTTTTAATTCCTCAGAGCAAGGATCAAGTAGTAGTGCAACCAGTGTTACATGGCATGACCCTCGACTGGGTTCACTTTTCATTGAGGAAGATGAAGTTGTGGGCATTGAGTCTACGAGGGATGAACTCGTAAGCTGGATGGTTGGGGGAGAATCTAAACGTTCTGTAATTTCAGTGGTAGGCATGGgcggaattggtaagacaactcttGCTAAAAAAGTATATGAGAATGAATTAGTGAAAGGACATTTTGATTGCCGTGTTTGGATCACGGTGTCTCAGTCATACAATGTGCAGAAGATACTCATGTCCATGTCAAAGCAAATCTACCAAGCAAAAGAAACTGCTCCTAGGCAAATAGACATGACAGACGAGATTGTATTAATTAGCCAGCTGAGGAAATGTTTACAGCAAAAGAGGTATGTTGTGGTCTTTGACGATGTTTGGAAGACAGAGTTTTGGGAAATAGTGAAACATGCTTTACCATGCAATAATAGAGGCAGCAGGATTATTATCACAACACGCTGTGATCTCATTGGTGTATCTTGTAAAGAATCATTATCCGATCAGGTCCACAAGCTACAACCTCTATCTCAAGACAAGGCTTGGGAATTGTTTTGTAGAAAGGCATTCCAGTCCGAGTTTCAAGGGTGTTGTCCCAGAGAGTTGGTGAGACCGTCGATGGACATTGTCAAAAAATGTGAAGGCTTGCCACTTGCAATTGTTGCCATAGGTGGTCTTCTATCAACAAAGGAGAAAGTGCCATTGGAATGGCAAAATTTGCATGATAGCCTCAATTCTGAGCTAGAAAGTAATCCACACCTTACAAGTATaacaaaaattctctctcttagtTATTATGATCTTCCGTCTTACCTAAAGTCTTGCTACTTATACTTTGGTATGTTTCCGGAGGACTACTCAATCACTGGTGCAAGATTACTTTTTCTATGGGTAGCTGAGGGCTTTATAAATGGAAAGAAGGGAAAAGCATTGGAAGAAGTAGCGGAAGAATACTTAATGGAGCTCATCCACAGAAACTTGGTTCAAGTTTCATTTGGGGAACTTGATTATGAGATAGACAAAAAGTACCGAATCCATGATTTGTTGCATGAAATCATCCTATCGAAGTCTGGAGAGTTGAACTTCTCTCAAGTTCTGGAAGCAAGTGACACCAGTTCCCCTAGAAAAAGTCGGTGCCTATCAATCCACTGTGCTAGAGAAAAtgtttttgagataagtgagTATTCTCGGGTTCGTTCTGTTTTTCTCTTCAGCATTAATGAAATGCCCAGGTCTTTCATGgttaaattgttcaaaaagttCAAGCTTTTGAAAGTGTTAGATTTTGAAGATGCTCCTATTGATTGTCTTCCTCAAGAAGTGGGGAATTTATTCCATTTGAAGTACTTAAGTTTGAGGAGAACAAAAGTTAAGATACTTCCAAAGTCAATGGGTAGGCTACAAAACCTACAGACTCTGAATGTCATGGAAACCCTAGTGCGTGAGCTACCAATTGAGATATTTAGGCTTTATAAACTGAGACATCTTTTGGCTCATTATCATGACCTTGGAATTGAAAGTAGTTTGTATGCAATGAAAGGAGTAAAATTATGTGATGGGGTTGGATGTTTAAGAGACTTGCAGACGCTATCACTTGTAGAGGCAAATCATCAAGGTGTTGGTCTATTCACAGAGCTAGGAAAGTTGAGTCAGTTGAGGACTCTTGGCATTTCAAATATGGTGGCAGAAAATGGGAGGGATTTGTGTGCTTGCCTACAAAATATGGTCCAGCTTAAGATTTTGGTTGTAAGCTCAATCAGTGAAGAAGAAATTTTAGATTTAGAATCGATTTCATCGCCGCCTCAATTTTTAGAACATATCTTTCTAAGGGGGCGGTTGAAAAAGTTGCCCAACTGGATTCTAGGGCTTCATAATCTGGTCACATTAGGATTATGTTTCTCATTTTTAGTGGAAGATCCACTAATTTGTGTCAAGACTTTGCCTAATTTAATTAATCTTACCCTTCGTCAAGGGTATGATGGTGAACGGCTACATTTTGAGGAAGGCggttttcaaaagcttaagaaGCTCACACTGAAAAAGATGAACATATTAAAGATGGTGGAAATAGACAGAGGATCATTGCCCGTTCTTGAGCAACTAGAGATTGGGCCATGCCCACAAATGAGGGAGATACCCTATGGAATCCAGCACCTGAAAAGCTTAAAGATTATTGACTTCTATGAAATGCAAAGAGAATTTGTGCTACATTTGCAGCCAGATAGAGGCAAAGATTATTGGAAAGTCAAGAAGGTAACTACTATCCGTTTCGGCTATAGGATTAAAGGAGAACGATATCAAATATACAAGCTAGGTGAGTCAGACTTGTTGGAGCGTCTACAAGTGTGA
- the LOC132171756 gene encoding disease resistance protein RPM1-like, producing the protein MTETVVALVVNELVQLIVHESNLLKGVHQEVVDIKDELESIQSFLKDVDKGDLQAGVKMWVKQVREAAYHIEDVIDEYVLHMAQRRHQQSFLAFLNKIGRLLKYIQPRHDIATKIQDIKISVREIKERSERYGFSSSAQGSSNNAANVAWHDPRVGALFIEEDEVVGIESTRDELVSWLVGEASKRSVMSVVGMGGIGKTTLAKKVYENESVKGHFDCRVWITVSQSYNVQKILMSMIDQIYQAKETALEQIDTTDEITLITQLRKFLQQKRYVVVFDDVWKTEFWEIVKHALPFNDRGSRIIITTRSDLIASFCKESFSDHVHKLQPLSQDKAWELFCKKAFWSEFQGCCPKELVKMSMDIVRKCEGLPLAIVAIGGLLSTKEKVPLEWKKLHDSLNSELECNPHLTSITKILSLSYHDLPCYLKSCFLYFGNLPEDYSITGPRLLRLWVAEGFIREKKGKPLEDVAQEYLKELIHRNLVQGLFSELDYEILRKYRIHDLLREIILSKAGELNLSQVLEAGDATFDGRSRCLSIHDARENVLDTSEYSRVRSVFFFNTNEMPRSFIVKMFKRFSLLKVLDFEDGRIDYLPDEVGDLFHLKNLSLRRTKVSILPKSVGRLHNLQTLNVVESGVRELPIEIFKLYKLRHILAHSHDFEIKSSFYSVRGVKVHEGVGCLNELQTLASIEANHHGVGVFEDLGKLIKLRMLGISNMTAERGRALCDSIQNMVHLNILLVGSISEDEIIDLQSISTPPPFLAHIYLRGRLERVPNWISELQNLVTLVLFFSSLEEDPLSSVQALPNLITLSLNHAYDGEQLHFEEGGFKKLKKLTLRELKGLKMVDIDNGSLPVLEELAIGPCPQMEEVPSGFLQLKSLKILDFYEMHREFVLRMQPDGGEDYWKVKKVTTIRLRYRIKGEKYQIYKLNDSDLSERLQG; encoded by the coding sequence ATGACAGAAACTGTTGTGGCCCTTGTTGTCAACGAGTTGGTTCAATTGATTGTCCATGAATCAAATTTGCTCAAGGGTGTACACCAGGAAGTTGTGGACATTAAAGATGAACTGGAGAGCATCCAGAGTTTTCTCAAAGATGTCGATAAAGGAGACCTCCAAGCTGGCGTCAAAATGTGGGTAAAACAAGTGAGAGAAGCAGCTTATCATATAGAAGATGTAATAGATGAATACGTTCTTCACATGGCACAACGTCGTCATCAGCAAAGTTTTCTTGCTTTCCTCAATAAAATTGGCAGATTATTGAAATACATACAGCCGCGCCATGACATAGCTACCAAGATTCAAGATATCAAAATATCGGTCCGTGAAATCAAGGAACGAAGTGAAAGATATGGTTTTAGTTCCTCAGCGCAAGGATCAAGTAATAATGCAGCAAATGTTGCATGGCATGACCCTCGAGTGGGTGCACTTTtcattgaagaagatgaagttgtGGGGATTGAGTCAACCAGGGATGAACTCGTAAGCTGGTTGGTGGGGGAAGCATCTAAACGCTCTGTGATGTCGGTGGTCGGCATGGgcggaattggtaagacaactcttGCTAAGAAAGTGTACGAGAATGAATCAGTGAAGGGACATTTTGACTGTCGTGTTTGGATCACTGTGTCTCAATCATACAACGTGCAAAAGATACTCATGTCCATGATAGACCAAATCTACCAAGCAAAAGAAACTGCTCTCGAGCAAATAGACACGACAGACGAGATCACACTCATTACCCAGCTGAGGAAATTTTTACAACAAAAGAGGTATGTTGTGGTTTTTGATGATGTTTGGAAAACAGAGTTTTGGGAAATTGTGAAACATGCTTTGCCATTCAATGATAGAGGCAGCAGGATTATCATCACAACACGAAGTGATCTCATTGCTTCTTTTTGTAAGGAATCTTTTTCTGATCATGTCCACAAGCTACAACCGTTATCTCAAGACAAGGCGTGGGAATTGTTCTGCAAAAAGGCATTCTGGAGCGAGTTTCAGGGATGTTGTCCGAAAGAATTGGTGAAAATGTCGATGGACATTGTGAGAAAATGTGAAGGCCTGCCACTTGCAATTGTTGCCATAGGTGGTCTTCTATCAACAAAGGAGAAGGTGCCATTAGAATGGAAAAAGTTGCATGATAGCCTCAATTCTGAGCTAGAATGCAATCCTCACCTTACAAGTATAACAAAAATCCTCTCACTCAGCTATCATGATCTGCCCTGCTACCTAAAGTCTTGTTTCTTGTACTTTGGCAATTTACCGGAGGATTACTCAATCACTGGTCCAAGATTACTTCGACTATGGGTAGCTGAGGGGTttataagagaaaagaaaggcaAACCATTAGAAGACGTGGCGCAAGAATACTTGAAGGAGCTCATCCATAGAAACTTGGTGCAAGGTTTATTTAGTGAGCTTGATTATGAGATCCTCAGAAAGTACAGAATCCATGATTTGCTGCGTGAAATTATCCTGTCAAAGGCTGGAGAGTTGAATTTATCTCAAGTTCTAGAAGCCGGAGACGCAACTTTCGATGGAAGAAGTCGATGCCTATCAATCCATGATGCTAGAGAAAATGTTCTGGACACAAGTGAGTACTCTCGAGTTCgttctgtttttttcttcaatactaATGAAATGCCTAGGTCTTTCATTGTTAAAATGTTCAAAAGGTTTAGTCTTTTGAAAGTGTTGGATTTTGAAGATGGTCGTATTGATTATCTTCCTGATGAAGTGGGTGATTTATTCCACTTGAAGAACTTAAGTTTGAGAAGAACAAAAGTGAGTATACTTCCAAAGTCAGTGGGTAGGCTACATAATCTACAAACACTAAATGTTGTGGAAAGTGGAGTTCGTGAGCTACCAATTGAAATATTCAAGCTTTATAAGCTAAGGCATATTTTGGCTCATTCTCATGACTTTGAAATTAAAAGTAGCTTTTATTCTGTGAGAGGAGTAAAAGTACATGAAGGGGTTGGATGTTTAAACGAATTGCAGACACTAGCAAGTATTGAGGCAAATCATCATGGGGTTGGTGTATTTGAAGACCTTGGAAAGTTGATTAAGTTAAGGATGCTGGGCATTTCAAACATGACTGCAGAACGTGGGAGGGCTTTGTGTGACTCCATTCAAAATATGGTCCACCTTAACATTTTGCTTGTAGGCTCAATCAGTGAAGATGAGATCATAGACTTACAATCAATTTCAACACCACCTCCATTTCTAGCGCATATCTATCTAAGGGGGAGATTGGAGAGGGTGCCCAACTGGATTTCAGAGCTTCAGAATCTTGTCACACTAGTGTTATTTTTCTCATCATTAGAGGAGGATCCACTGTCGAGTGTCCAGGCTTTGCCTAATCTAATCACCCTTTCTCTTAATCATGCTTATGATGGGGAGCAACTGCATTTTGAGGAAGGTGGTTTTAAAAAGCTCAAGAAGCTCACACTCAGAGAGTTGAAAGGATTAAAGATGGTGGATATAGACAATGGCTCACTGCCTGTTCTTGAGGAGCTAGCTATTGGGCCATGCCCGCAGATGGAGGAGGTGCCCTCTGGATTCCTACAGCTGAAAAGTCTAAAGATTCTCGACTTCTATGAAATGCATAGAGAATTTGTGCTACGTATGCAGCCAGATGGAGGCGAAGATTATTGGAAAGTTAAGAAGGTAACTACTATCCGTCTCAGGTATAGgattaaaggagaaaaatatcaaatatacaagcTTAATGACTCAGACTTGTCGGAGCGTCTACAAGGGTGA